Part of the Carassius auratus strain Wakin unplaced genomic scaffold, ASM336829v1 scaf_tig00010234, whole genome shotgun sequence genome is shown below.
AAATAGCCGTAtcctttttctcctctctctctgaaTACATTCGTGCAGTACACTGGCCTGTTTAGCTGTGCCGCAGCCCTGCGATTTGATGTGCCAGGTTACGAGGTCTTCACTCTGATGCCAATTAAATCAGAAAAGGTCACAGAGTCTGTGTGCTGTTGGTTGCTGGTTGGCATTCATATCCTACTCGACTGCAGTATCTAACTCACATGAGCTCCACTATCTGTGGATGTTCGACCTTCTGATGGAGATGTGCCTGATCTGTGTATGCTAACCCTTTGTTTTCCCTTCATCTACAGCAGGCCTGGCCGTCTGGTACTCAACAGATTCTCCTTCCGCCGGCATggcagcagctcacacacacctCCGTGCAACACGCCACCGTCATCCCCGACTCCATGACCAGCTCACAGCCTCTGGCCAACTGGAGGTGAGATACTGCCATGCCGTCACTGCTAAAGAGGACTATTGTGCTTGCCATACTACATTTATTCTTAGTCAGTTACTGTCACATTTTTTTGATGCCAAAATGCTTTTTTCTGTTCTAACAAAAATGACAGTTCTATCATATCGCTCCAAAACTGTATgcattctgttgaacacaaaagaagatattttgaagaacgctgGTAACCAATTTAATTCTGGAACCCAACTGTTTCACTCCGTTCTGTTTAGATGCCACAgaagcttttattttttctttgttttatttagctGGGCAGATCTACAATTTCATCATGTTTACTAGTGACTccataagcattttaaaatgaattacagCCTTATCCGAAACATATTATACCATACTGATTATAAACAGGCATGTGGAACTCAACCGATCTATTTTAAGATATCATGACTGGTGATCCATATATTTGACGGCAGTACCCCAACACTGGGTTTTAGTAGTTTCATAGATAACAAACTAAGCAGATTAAATTATCTTGGTTTCTTAGTTTGCAAATGCACCTACAAAGACATCATGcatttgaattattcatttgGAATGAAGGAACGGAATATTTTAAGTCTGATATATTCTAGATTCGTTTAGAAATAGTGTTGGTTTCTTGTATTAGAACAGTGAGTAAAGGAGCATCTCTCTGGCTAGGACAGGGAAATGGAGTCAGGTCGTGCTGTCCTGCATGAGGTGACCGTATTACAGATGAACATGCGCTGATATCTGCAGATCATCACATCAGCACCTTAAGCTCAGCCCGGAGGGCTTGGTAGTCCTGAGCCAGTCCGGTTGGAAGAGTGTCGCACTTTACTGCAGAGAGAGATTTCTCCTCCGAGATCTAATGCTGTCCTCTGCTTCTTTGCTGTTTTGCTGCAGTCACTACTGCCCCCTCTGTCTAATTGTTGCATTACATTTATTCTTCATTTGATAAAATTGGAGTTGTTGATTGAAGATAGTACAGATATCTAAATGCTagatacaaaaatatttagtGTTTATTCCTATATATGAAGCATTAAATTCTGACAAGTAGTGCTGTGGCTGTGGAAAAActgcttttgaacagtagtgtaatgaTGCTTGTTTTGTTTCAGGAATTCGCATCCCCATGGCAGCCATTACAATCCCATTATGCAACAGCCAGCCTTACTGGCAGGTCACGTCACCCTGCCCTCTCAGCAACCTCTCAATGTGGGCGTGGCTCATGTCATGAGACAGCCATCAAACAATAGCTCCTCCTCCAAAAAGAACAAGCAGCACCAGATGAACAACAGGTCAGACAACCCTCATTAAAAAAGCTGCCAAGTTAAGCCATGAAGTGGTAATATTCATTGTATACTGGTATTTAAAAGGTACATCTATTAAAGCCATggtataatattgtaaaatgtaaaaaaaaaactaaacaaaaaaaaagaaacgtaaaaaaaaaaagtacttatgTGAACTTAATTGTTTCTTAGGAACGTGTCAGCATATGAGGTATCTTCCACCCAGCCGGTGACATCACCTCAACGCTCCAAACGAGTGAAGGAGAACACCCCACCTCGGTGTGCCGTGGTTCAGAGCGGCCTGTCCTCGACCTGCGGCCCATCACAGACCTGTGGAGGTGGTGGAGTAGGTGGATGGGGAGGCGAGCAGGCATGTAGCACCACTAGAGACCATCACAGTCAACACAACCCACCGCGCCAAACCATCGTCATCCCCGACACCCCCAGCCCAGCCATCAGCATCATCACCATCAGCAGTGACACAGATGAGGAGGACGACCTTAAACAGCCCAATAACACCAGGTCAGTAAAATGGGACGAGCGATTTCAGTTCACTGTTCTGTAATGTGACAGAACTGTTTGAGTGACAGAGGGAAATAATGTAGGACAGGATTTTATCAATCCATTTGATTGGATTGTGTTATGTTAGGATgtaatattatgtttaaaaattgTGATATCGGTTGAATTGGTTAATGGTACGTTGGTTAATGGTTCCCTTACTGTATACAgtgaaaaactataaataaatgcaacgGGACATTTCATGTAAAACACTGTTAAATGAtcagtttttctttttggaaaaagAACAAGTCAGCTTATAATATATagtgaaatacagtttttttgtcTTCTCAACAGCACGTCATCCAAACAGAGGAAGAATGTCATCAGCTGTGTTACGGTCCATGACTCCCCAGACTCTGACTCCAGCAATACCAGCCCGTACGCTGTGGAGTCCCGGCCTAATGGGCCCAACGCCAACAGCTACGACTCTAAAGGCGCTGTCTTGGACAACTACAGTAACGGGAACCCCCGCACCATCATCATCCCTCCACTGAAGAGCCAGACCAGCGGGAATCTGGGAGAGTGTGATAGACTCCAGCCTGGTGAGACAGGGCAAGGGCTGATAAGCAGATGGAGAGAAAGGGACACCTGGCAGAGCCTGAATCAAGCATCAATTTAAAGTGACAATTCACTGACAGCCTCTGATATGCAGGGTAGATTTATTTAGTAGATTTATGAGGCATTTCAAAATCTGTGGGCAATAAAAACAGCTTAGAGAGGTAATTCGAATCAGGTCTGTTAAAAATTATCAGAAGATATTTTATGACAATGCAAGTGTGAtcagcactgtttttttttttttcattattaaactGGTCTCTGGAATACTAATTGATTCTAATAGGTTAATTGCTCTTTTCTGTAGGTTAGCTACAGTTTGTATAAGGACTGCTAAACTATATTTGATTCAGGcaaattattttttcctctttttttcagtCTGTGATCTCTTTCCTGTCACGTAATAAATGCATTTGGAAAAACTtgttggaaaaatataaataatattgtcttcaatttatgttttcaatattttcaaaaaaatttccaaatgtattttttatgagaATTTTTAACACGTTAAATCAATCAACATTTCCAacaattttcaaacattttattcattcgttcattttacacacacactttttatttgtatttattcaccACAATATAATTGGCAAATTTATTtgctaatttataaaaaaaaaaatcgattttatttaacacaatataatccatattttcaaaaattttctaacatttatatatccatccatccaccacaATATAATCCAactttatttcaaatttattttaacaatatttataacattattttatcaattCAAACAGACACGATGAACCACCAGAACTCCACCTACAAGTTCAAACCCACCAATGGTGTCTTGTCTGGCAACAACCACTCTTCAGGAGGCGGGACATACCGGCAGCAGCGCATGGGGCCACACCCCTTTCAGCAGCAGCCTCTAAATCTCAGCCAGGTATTTCAGTCAAGAATTTCATTCCTGGTTTCTtacttcatatatttattcacatgAGTAATATGGAGACATCCCCTCATTTAGGCCCAGCAGCACATGGCAGTTGAGCGCAACGGCGGTCACCGGCGGCAGCAGGCCTACATCACCCCCACTATGGCCACCCAGGCTCAGTACGCCTTCCACAACAGTCCCACCCACACAGCTAACGTTCATCCCCACTTAGCCGCTCCTCATCTGCATGGTCAGCCACACCTCTACACCTACACTGCCCCCGCGGCCCTGGGCTCCACTGGTACGGTGGCTCACCTGGTCGCATCACAGGGTTCAGCCCGTCACGCAGTCCAGCACGCTAGCTACCCGCCGGGCATCGTCCACCAGGTGCCTGTTAGCATGGGCCACCGCGTGCTTCCCTCACCCAACCTGCACCACTGCCAGTACCAGGCCCAGTTCGCACACCAGACCTACATCAGTGCTTCTCCTGCCTCCACTGTCTACACTGGATACCCGCTGAGCCCCACCAAGATGAACCAGTACCCTTACCTCTAAAGCTGAAACACTGGAGCCCAGCCAATCGCTGCTTACCATTTCTACCCTTATCCCACCTAGAGACAGAGAGACAAGCTGAAGCCTATCGACCCTTAACCCCCATCCCCTCGTTCCTTTCATGCTTAAACTTGAAGACAATGAAGACGCTGATGGATAGAGGAAGTGTACTCTCAGAGGGAACAGAAGGGTAccgaggagtttttttttttttcttttttttaagatgagtTTTATTTTGCCCATCTCAAAAGGGcctgttaacattttattttgtgatctGGAGTTTTTGTCTCTTTAAAAAGAGAGGAAGAAGGTTTTTGCTTTCGTAGTTTCTTTTACAACAAGGTCTCATCAGCAGGCCGTTTGGGAGAGACCGTGTTTCGTTCGACTGAGATTTTGTTTGCTTTTCCCTTTCTTGAATTAATTTACCGACTGTTTATCCGAGGTCACGACATGGATGTTTTGAATTCCTACAAGAATTATTTTGGATAAGGTGAAATACGGATATCTGCTGctcttcaaagaaaaaaacaaacaaactaaaaaaaacataacGATGGCCTTGAACTGTCTTAAATGTTTCCAAATTCCATGCGGCGAGATATTGTGCGTATTCCGCCGTGCTCTCCGGCAAGAAACACC
Proteins encoded:
- the LOC113072771 gene encoding homeodomain-interacting protein kinase 2-like, with translation MWSLGCVIAELFLGWPLYPGASEYDQIRYISQTQGLPAEYLLSAGTKTTRFFNRDPDSTYPLWRLKTPEDHEAETGIKSKEARKYIFNCLDDMAQVNMTTDLEGSDMLAEKADRREFIDLLTKMLTIDADKRITPIETLNHPFVTMTHLLDFPHSTHVKSCFQNMEICKRRVNMYDTVNQSKTPFITHVAPSTSTNLTMTFNNHLNTVHSQATNLAPSSTSATLSLTNADVSILNYHSALYQPSAAPMAAVAPRTMNLQPGAPQLCAARPDPFQQALIVCPPGFQGLQASPSKHTGYSVRMENAVPIVTQAPGAQPLQIQPGLLTQQAWPSGTQQILLPPAWQQLTHTSVQHATVIPDSMTSSQPLANWRNSHPHGSHYNPIMQQPALLAGHVTLPSQQPLNVGVAHVMRQPSNNSSSSKKNKQHQMNNRNVSAYEVSSTQPVTSPQRSKRVKENTPPRCAVVQSGLSSTCGPSQTCGGGGVGGWGGEQACSTTRDHHSQHNPPRQTIVIPDTPSPAISIITISSDTDEEDDLKQPNNTSTSSKQRKNVISCVTVHDSPDSDSSNTSPYAVESRPNGPNANSYDSKGAVLDNYSNGNPRTIIIPPLKSQTSGNLGECDRLQPDTMNHQNSTYKFKPTNGVLSGNNHSSGGGTYRQQRMGPHPFQQQPLNLSQAQQHMAVERNGGHRRQQAYITPTMATQAQYAFHNSPTHTANVHPHLAAPHLHGQPHLYTYTAPAALGSTGTVAHLVASQGSARHAVQHASYPPGIVHQVPVSMGHRVLPSPNLHHCQYQAQFAHQTYISASPASTVYTGYPLSPTKMNQYPYL